The Cyclobacteriaceae bacterium genome includes a region encoding these proteins:
- a CDS encoding DNA alkylation repair protein, producing the protein MKQHLLHDEILKLIRKNSGKPTQHTFLDSYLGNSHPRYPINAPTLRKISKDWMKAHRDLSTENFQKLLLSLVKGKSSTEKVMVGALLDDSTLEQRRFNPEVFDQFLDHLEGWAEVDSVCTGAYTKTEIPRDWKHWKKLLTQFSKSKNIQKRRASLVFLCSPIRIEKNAELLRIALKNIDKLKAEKEILITKAISWLLRSAVTKHSEEIREYLLFNKETLPKIAVRETIAKLETGRKTKKLRMS; encoded by the coding sequence ATGAAACAACACCTCCTCCATGATGAGATATTAAAACTGATCAGGAAAAATTCAGGTAAGCCGACACAACACACCTTTCTGGATAGCTATCTGGGCAACTCTCATCCACGTTATCCTATCAATGCGCCGACATTAAGAAAAATATCAAAGGACTGGATGAAGGCTCATCGCGATCTGTCAACTGAAAATTTTCAAAAGCTTCTTCTGAGTCTTGTTAAGGGCAAATCATCGACAGAGAAAGTGATGGTAGGCGCATTGCTGGATGACTCAACGCTGGAGCAAAGAAGATTCAATCCGGAAGTGTTTGATCAATTTTTAGATCACCTGGAAGGTTGGGCAGAAGTTGATTCAGTTTGCACTGGCGCTTATACGAAAACGGAAATCCCACGGGACTGGAAGCACTGGAAGAAACTTCTTACACAATTTTCTAAGAGCAAGAACATTCAGAAACGCAGAGCATCGCTTGTATTTCTATGCTCTCCTATCAGAATAGAAAAGAATGCCGAGCTTCTGCGGATAGCACTCAAAAATATTGACAAGCTTAAAGCTGAAAAAGAAATTCTGATCACAAAAGCCATTTCGTGGCTGTTGAGAAGTGCAGTGACCAAACATTCGGAGGAAATCAGAGAATATTTATTGTTTAATAAGGAGACCTTACCAAAGATTGCGGTTCGGGAAACAATAGCAAAGCTGGAGACAGGAAGGAAGACAAAGAAATTAAGAATGAGCTAA
- a CDS encoding DUF1624 domain-containing protein, whose amino-acid sequence MNRISSIDFVRGFVMIIMALDHTRDLIHVDSLTQNPTDLSSTSIIMFLTRWITHLCAPTFVFLSGASVFLYLQKSGLEETRSFLLKRGVWLIIVELTIVTFGLWFDIRFHIFSFLVIGAIGFGLLALAMLLKASPRMVGAIGLIIVFGHNLLSLAPDFPLRNIISPLFGPAAFPITQQTLLIIGYPPIPWLGIMLIGFSCGNFFDSPFLIRRGLFLKVGLSFLMVFIILRIINVYGDNPWTSQKDFWFTFLSFINVTKYPPSLLFVLLMLGIMFMLFAFTDDVNNGLTRAVTVFGKVPLFYFIVHFYLIHIILLGVLFIQGFAWTDFDFSASTFGRPKDVASGVGLGMIYLIWMCVVIFLYPVCKWYGEYKAKNKDVTWVKYL is encoded by the coding sequence ATGAACAGGATCAGCAGCATCGATTTCGTCCGGGGGTTTGTCATGATCATCATGGCACTCGATCATACCCGCGATCTTATTCATGTTGATTCCTTGACCCAGAATCCAACCGATCTATCCAGTACCTCCATCATTATGTTTTTAACGCGGTGGATTACCCACCTATGCGCTCCAACTTTTGTTTTTCTTTCAGGTGCTTCTGTATTTCTGTATCTGCAAAAAAGTGGATTGGAAGAGACCCGCTCATTTTTACTTAAAAGAGGAGTGTGGCTTATCATTGTAGAGCTCACGATCGTAACATTCGGATTATGGTTTGATATTCGTTTCCATATTTTTTCATTTCTGGTAATTGGGGCAATTGGCTTCGGACTTCTGGCTCTGGCAATGTTATTAAAAGCTTCTCCCAGGATGGTAGGCGCGATTGGATTGATCATTGTCTTTGGTCACAATCTTTTATCGCTGGCTCCGGATTTTCCATTGAGAAATATTATTTCTCCCTTGTTCGGACCTGCGGCTTTCCCGATCACACAACAAACACTCCTTATAATAGGTTATCCGCCAATCCCCTGGCTGGGAATTATGCTGATAGGTTTTTCGTGTGGAAACTTTTTTGATTCACCTTTCCTGATCAGGAGAGGATTGTTCTTAAAAGTTGGGCTCTCTTTCCTTATGGTTTTTATAATTCTTAGAATCATAAATGTTTATGGAGATAATCCATGGACTTCTCAGAAGGATTTCTGGTTTACGTTTCTTTCGTTTATCAATGTTACCAAGTATCCGCCTTCACTGTTATTTGTCTTGCTGATGCTTGGCATCATGTTCATGCTTTTTGCCTTTACCGATGATGTCAATAATGGATTGACGCGAGCTGTCACAGTTTTTGGAAAGGTTCCACTGTTTTATTTCATCGTGCATTTCTATTTGATTCACATCATTTTATTAGGAGTGCTTTTCATTCAGGGATTTGCCTGGACAGACTTTGATTTCAGTGCATCTACTTTCGGGCGACCAAAAGATGTCGCCAGTGGTGTGGGTCTGGGAATGATTTACTTAATATGGATGTGTGTTGTTATTTTCTTATACCCTGTATGCAAATGGTATGGAGAGTATAAGGCGAAGAATAAAGATGTTACGTGGGTCAAATATCTATAG
- a CDS encoding Crp/Fnr family transcriptional regulator — protein MTDHSLILKNIRKHIELDKKELEFFTSLLSGREVLKKEMILEEGKDCNYLHYVHSGAFRAYALDQNANERIVMFALNDWWVTDMHAFVNEKPSMLNIQAMEDSTILQLRKSDLEKLYKGVPKFERFFRVLMQNSYIREQMRVIQNLTIPAEERYINFIAKYPQVVQRAPLKQIASYLGVTPQFLSVIRARKRK, from the coding sequence ATGACTGATCACTCCCTGATCCTAAAAAATATCCGTAAGCACATAGAGCTTGATAAAAAAGAGCTTGAATTTTTCACCTCTCTCCTCTCAGGAAGAGAAGTTCTCAAAAAGGAAATGATCCTCGAGGAAGGAAAGGATTGCAATTATCTTCACTATGTCCATAGCGGTGCATTTCGTGCATATGCTCTTGATCAAAATGCTAATGAGAGGATAGTGATGTTTGCTCTCAATGACTGGTGGGTCACCGACATGCATGCCTTTGTTAATGAAAAGCCTTCAATGCTGAACATACAAGCCATGGAGGATAGCACCATTCTTCAATTACGAAAGTCTGATCTGGAAAAATTATACAAGGGTGTTCCCAAGTTTGAAAGGTTTTTCAGAGTGCTTATGCAAAATTCCTACATCCGCGAACAAATGCGGGTGATTCAAAACCTAACGATTCCGGCTGAAGAGAGATACATTAACTTTATTGCCAAATATCCTCAGGTGGTACAGCGCGCTCCCCTAAAACAGATCGCTTCGTACCTGGGAGTAACACCTCAGTTCCTGAGTGTGATACGGGCGCGCAAGAGGAAATAA
- a CDS encoding DUF4406 domain-containing protein — protein sequence MLILIAGPYRSGTNDQPELMEKNLRQLEEVALPLFRAGHIPMIGEWVALPLMRVGGMKRIGDDVYNEVAYPVAERLLTKCDAVLRLEGESKGADEDVRIAKERGLKVFYKLEDILRENKSL from the coding sequence ATGCTTATCCTTATTGCAGGGCCATATCGAAGTGGAACAAATGATCAACCGGAATTAATGGAGAAAAATTTAAGGCAACTGGAAGAAGTTGCCCTGCCTCTATTTCGCGCGGGGCATATTCCAATGATCGGTGAATGGGTTGCGTTACCACTCATGCGCGTTGGAGGAATGAAGAGAATCGGTGATGATGTTTATAATGAAGTTGCCTATCCAGTTGCTGAAAGATTACTTACAAAGTGTGATGCCGTTCTCCGCCTTGAAGGTGAATCAAAGGGTGCTGATGAGGATGTCAGAATTGCAAAAGAGAGAGGCTTAAAAGTCTTTTATAAGCTGGAGGATATCCTTAGAGAAAACAAATCTCTGTGA
- a CDS encoding AraC family transcriptional regulator, whose product MDYKTFDPSDELTAFIKCFWTLEAPQEVEPEKQRIVPDGCMEMIFHYGNLFRQYNGSENFIQPRCFVFGQITSPLDIEPTGATSIFAVRFFPDGFTPFATMPLIKMENRPVALSELYGEEGVILEQEMMSLLSNEERIQILENFFLKKLVTPDAIDRLVKSSIETIIDLNGNLSVGELSDQLNINRRQLERKFHSVIGLSPKQLSKIVRLQSSLKMLANKDSVNLGEVALESNFYDQSHFIKDFKEFTGMNPGNFYANNLKMSSLFSSAE is encoded by the coding sequence GTGGACTATAAAACTTTCGACCCCTCTGACGAATTAACAGCATTCATCAAATGTTTCTGGACATTGGAGGCTCCTCAGGAAGTTGAACCTGAGAAGCAACGAATCGTTCCTGATGGATGCATGGAAATGATCTTTCACTACGGAAATCTCTTCAGGCAGTACAACGGTTCTGAAAATTTTATACAACCACGATGCTTCGTTTTTGGGCAGATCACAAGTCCTCTCGACATCGAACCTACTGGAGCAACTTCCATTTTTGCGGTTCGATTTTTTCCTGATGGGTTTACTCCGTTCGCAACTATGCCCTTAATAAAAATGGAAAACCGGCCTGTAGCCTTGTCTGAGTTGTATGGTGAAGAAGGAGTTATTCTTGAGCAAGAAATGATGAGTCTATTGTCAAATGAGGAGAGAATACAAATCCTGGAAAATTTCTTTTTAAAGAAACTGGTGACACCTGATGCGATTGATCGGCTCGTCAAGTCCAGCATTGAAACGATCATAGATCTCAATGGAAATCTTTCTGTGGGTGAACTATCGGATCAATTGAATATTAACCGTCGCCAGCTGGAGAGGAAATTTCACTCGGTCATTGGATTGAGTCCAAAGCAGCTTTCCAAGATTGTAAGGTTGCAATCAAGTCTTAAAATGCTGGCGAATAAAGACTCGGTTAATCTTGGTGAGGTAGCACTGGAAAGTAATTTCTACGATCAGTCACATTTTATCAAAGATTTTAAAGAGTTCACCGGAATGAATCCAGGTAATTTCTATGCAAATAATCTTAAAATGTCATCACTATTTTCCAGTGCAGAATAG
- a CDS encoding DoxX family protein has translation MENSSQPISGKALWTGRIICGLLILFLLLDSIMKIIMHPEAVKGSLNLGWPEQAIQPIGIVLLISTILYAIPRTAIIGAILLTGYLGGAISIMVRVSEPYYFPLIFGILTWVGLGLINTKLRGVFSSKS, from the coding sequence ATGGAAAACTCATCTCAACCTATCTCTGGAAAGGCACTCTGGACAGGCCGCATCATCTGTGGATTACTTATTCTTTTTCTCCTGCTTGATTCTATCATGAAAATCATAATGCATCCTGAAGCTGTTAAAGGATCATTAAATCTTGGCTGGCCGGAGCAAGCCATTCAACCCATTGGAATCGTTTTATTAATCAGCACTATACTTTATGCAATTCCCAGAACAGCGATTATTGGAGCAATACTATTGACAGGGTACCTGGGTGGTGCAATCTCCATCATGGTCAGAGTATCTGAGCCCTACTATTTTCCATTGATCTTCGGAATACTTACCTGGGTCGGACTAGGTCTTATTAATACGAAGCTTCGGGGAGTATTTTCTTCCAAAAGCTGA
- a CDS encoding RidA family protein: MSTKFIRAFIVIGLCSFAAFSQGKEKRFINPEGVNKPNGFSHVVVSGGTVYISGQVSVNTKGEVIGKGDLRTQLIQVFENLKTCLASAGLTFEDVIKTNYYVVNCKPEDVVILREVRKNYINVDSNPPASTLVGVYSLVNPDFLVEIEMIARLK; the protein is encoded by the coding sequence ATGTCGACTAAATTCATTCGGGCTTTTATTGTTATCGGACTTTGTTCGTTTGCTGCTTTTTCACAAGGAAAGGAGAAAAGGTTTATCAATCCTGAAGGAGTTAATAAGCCCAATGGCTTCAGTCATGTCGTGGTTTCAGGAGGCACTGTTTATATCTCGGGACAGGTATCAGTGAATACAAAAGGTGAAGTCATTGGAAAAGGGGATTTAAGGACACAATTAATCCAGGTTTTTGAAAATCTGAAAACTTGTCTTGCTTCAGCAGGCTTAACATTTGAAGATGTTATCAAGACAAATTATTATGTTGTGAACTGCAAGCCTGAAGATGTAGTGATCCTGCGTGAGGTCCGGAAGAATTATATTAATGTTGATAGTAATCCTCCCGCCAGTACTCTGGTGGGAGTTTATTCTCTTGTAAATCCTGATTTTCTTGTTGAAATAGAAATGATTGCGAGATTAAAATAA
- a CDS encoding M28 family peptidase has protein sequence MIKYFAPALLLILSSSVSMLAQKAKTSIDPPALSAILETDLKKDLYEMADPHFKGRAGGTIDEIKSAVWFAKKMQEAGLEPAGDDGTYLQFFSLWRNKISSSSTVSIGDHSLKLWKDVLVAQTAPANVTAPVVFLGKAGQPNASIDVKGKAVVIEASRDGIVFRSLPEWRYSREMMVKYGNDLFTRGAAAVIFIADEFGEHSWEYAMHNFNNGTYDLEGGPNAIIKSKPPVFWLHSSALTWIKQEGLTLKTNIMLDSFTYPSVNIVGKTMGKDPVLSKEYVLLSGHPDAHGIRNIIGNDSIYYGADDNASVNVAMLAVMRALKKVPGKRSALIVIHGAEERGLLGSRWYSAHPTVPKESIVAVLNGDMIGRNHPDSAAVMGVQSPHKNSSELAKMALDANQEGPKFKLDTLWDKPTHPEVWYFRSDHLPYARLGIPSLMYSTLLHKEYHTPQDNAQNINYSKLKKMTDWIYRTAWKVSNTDKRPAADPNFKLER, from the coding sequence ATGATAAAATACTTCGCGCCTGCTCTGTTGCTTATTTTGTCAAGCTCTGTTAGCATGCTTGCTCAAAAAGCAAAAACCTCAATTGATCCACCAGCATTGAGCGCAATTCTTGAAACCGATCTCAAAAAAGATCTTTACGAAATGGCTGATCCACATTTCAAGGGACGTGCGGGTGGCACAATCGATGAAATTAAATCAGCAGTCTGGTTTGCAAAAAAAATGCAAGAAGCGGGGCTGGAGCCTGCAGGCGACGACGGCACCTATCTTCAGTTTTTTTCCCTTTGGCGAAATAAAATCTCATCCTCTTCAACCGTTAGCATTGGTGATCATTCATTAAAGCTTTGGAAAGATGTACTTGTGGCCCAGACAGCTCCGGCGAATGTTACCGCGCCAGTGGTCTTTCTTGGAAAAGCAGGGCAACCTAATGCATCTATTGATGTAAAAGGCAAGGCGGTGGTGATCGAAGCCTCAAGAGATGGCATTGTGTTCAGATCACTACCGGAATGGCGATACAGTCGCGAAATGATGGTAAAGTATGGTAACGACTTATTTACCCGTGGTGCTGCAGCGGTGATTTTTATAGCTGATGAATTCGGTGAACACAGTTGGGAATACGCGATGCATAATTTCAACAATGGTACATATGATCTTGAAGGAGGACCCAATGCCATCATTAAGTCCAAGCCTCCTGTATTCTGGTTGCATTCCAGCGCGCTTACCTGGATCAAACAGGAAGGGCTGACATTAAAAACAAATATTATGCTGGATAGCTTCACATATCCTTCTGTGAATATTGTTGGAAAGACTATGGGTAAAGATCCCGTTCTTTCTAAAGAATACGTTTTGCTGAGCGGACACCCTGACGCTCATGGTATACGGAATATCATTGGCAATGATTCTATTTATTACGGAGCGGACGACAATGCAAGTGTGAATGTTGCCATGCTTGCGGTCATGCGTGCTTTGAAAAAAGTCCCTGGAAAACGTTCTGCATTGATTGTCATTCATGGCGCTGAAGAACGCGGCTTATTGGGATCAAGATGGTATTCAGCTCATCCTACAGTTCCAAAAGAATCGATCGTTGCAGTATTGAATGGAGATATGATCGGTCGGAACCATCCTGACAGTGCTGCCGTAATGGGCGTTCAGTCACCACACAAAAATTCATCAGAGCTTGCAAAGATGGCACTGGATGCAAATCAGGAGGGGCCGAAATTCAAGCTCGACACGTTGTGGGACAAGCCTACACATCCTGAAGTCTGGTATTTCAGAAGTGATCACCTTCCCTATGCCAGATTGGGAATTCCTTCACTTATGTACTCTACACTCCTTCATAAAGAATACCATACTCCTCAGGATAATGCTCAGAATATCAATTATTCAAAGTTGAAGAAGATGACAGACTGGATCTATCGTACTGCCTGGAAGGTTTCAAACACAGATAAGCGTCCTGCTGCAGATCCGAATTTCAAGTTGGAGCGTTAA